A window from Nitrospirota bacterium encodes these proteins:
- a CDS encoding MgtC/SapB family protein, which translates to MAPAEIILKLLLGTLLGGIIGFERQTHGRPAGFRTQLLVCVSCVLLMIISEGYYADSTQSGLTRIDPTRIAAGAMTGVGFLGAGVILKTGASVQGLTTAACVWIVSAIGLAIGAGQYFAGIAGFVITFVSLWFLRLLETRMPRTVYKFVTLITDRSGDEKTIREVFEEKGFTITKMDYEIQFPEIERTYVFTVAGKHSSPIRQVIESLSALSFVRRLEIKS; encoded by the coding sequence ATGGCCCCTGCTGAAATAATTCTTAAACTTCTTTTAGGAACGCTTCTGGGCGGTATCATAGGGTTCGAACGCCAGACCCATGGCAGGCCGGCAGGCTTCAGGACGCAGCTCCTTGTCTGCGTCTCCTGTGTGCTCCTCATGATCATCTCAGAAGGGTATTATGCGGACAGCACCCAGTCCGGCCTGACGAGGATTGATCCTACGCGGATCGCTGCAGGCGCCATGACCGGTGTCGGTTTTTTAGGCGCAGGCGTTATCCTCAAGACCGGTGCCTCGGTGCAGGGGCTGACTACGGCTGCATGTGTCTGGATCGTCTCTGCTATTGGTCTTGCAATCGGTGCGGGGCAGTATTTTGCCGGTATTGCCGGCTTTGTGATAACTTTTGTGTCTCTCTGGTTTCTGCGGCTTCTGGAAACAAGAATGCCGAGGACCGTGTACAAATTCGTGACACTTATCACTGACAGATCAGGAGACGAAAAAACCATCCGTGAGGTCTTTGAGGAAAAAGGATTTACGATCACCAAAATGGATTATGAGATTCAGTTTCCTGAAATAGAACGAACATACGTCTTTACCGTTGCAGGGAAGCATAGCTCACCTATCAGGCAGGTGATCGAGAGCCTCTCTGCGCTCAGTTTTGTCAGGCGGCTTGAGATAAAAAGTTAG
- a CDS encoding tyrosine--tRNA ligase — MLSPEKQLETIRRGTVEIISEPDLLKKLERSYKEDRPLQVKAGFDPTAPDIHIGHTVLLEKMRQFQDLGHEVTFLIGDFTGMIGDPTGKNETRKPLTKEEVLKNAETYKTQVFKLLDPVKTRIRFNSEWLESLGSMEIVKLGSMQTVARMLERDDFKKRFKNEQDISILEFYYPLFQAYDSVALKSDIELGGTDQKFNLLMGRTLQRKSSMEEQVVITMPLLEGLDGVNKMSKSLGNYIGINEPAFEYVNGELAGMFKKVMSVPDTLIERYFELLSRISVDEFNALKEGLKNGSKDPREAKKDLALELVSRYNGQEEAEKARDKYHAIFEEKNLSDLESTFPVLNVSAGSAENATWLPQIMKDAGLVQGTGEAVRLIKQGGVKLNDAVVSDANLRLQVGEHIVKVGKKKFYKIIVKA; from the coding sequence CAGCGAACCAGACCTCCTGAAGAAACTCGAGCGGTCATATAAAGAGGACAGACCCCTTCAGGTAAAGGCCGGTTTTGACCCGACAGCGCCTGACATCCATATCGGTCACACCGTGCTTCTTGAGAAGATGCGCCAGTTTCAGGACCTTGGCCATGAAGTGACCTTCCTGATCGGCGACTTCACCGGCATGATCGGCGACCCCACCGGCAAAAACGAGACGCGCAAACCCCTCACAAAGGAAGAGGTGCTTAAAAACGCCGAAACCTATAAGACTCAGGTGTTTAAATTACTCGATCCCGTAAAGACACGGATACGTTTTAATAGCGAATGGCTTGAAAGTTTGGGAAGCATGGAGATTGTAAAACTTGGATCAATGCAGACTGTTGCAAGAATGCTCGAAAGGGATGATTTTAAGAAGAGATTCAAAAATGAACAGGATATAAGCATATTGGAATTCTACTATCCTCTTTTTCAGGCGTATGACTCTGTTGCGCTCAAGTCAGATATTGAGCTTGGCGGCACAGACCAGAAGTTCAACCTTCTGATGGGCAGGACCTTGCAGCGGAAGAGTTCAATGGAAGAGCAGGTTGTTATTACGATGCCGCTTCTTGAGGGGCTTGACGGTGTAAACAAGATGTCCAAGAGCCTCGGCAACTACATCGGCATCAATGAGCCTGCCTTTGAATACGTAAACGGTGAGCTTGCCGGCATGTTCAAAAAGGTGATGAGCGTCCCGGATACCCTGATAGAGAGATACTTTGAGCTCCTGAGCCGCATCTCGGTGGACGAGTTCAATGCCTTGAAAGAAGGCCTGAAGAACGGCTCGAAAGATCCCCGTGAGGCAAAGAAGGATCTTGCTTTGGAGCTGGTATCGAGATACAACGGACAGGAAGAGGCTGAAAAGGCAAGAGACAAATACCATGCAATATTCGAGGAAAAAAATCTCAGTGATCTTGAGTCAACTTTTCCGGTGCTGAACGTCTCTGCAGGCAGTGCAGAAAACGCCACATGGCTTCCACAGATCATGAAAGACGCAGGACTTGTACAAGGTACTGGCGAGGCAGTCCGGCTGATAAAGCAGGGTGGCGTGAAATTAAACGATGCCGTAGTCTCTGATGCGAATTTGAGGCTTCAGGTCGGCGAACATATTGTGAAGGTCGGCAAGAAGAAGTTTTATAAGATCATTGTGAAGGCCTAA